In one window of Myxococcales bacterium DNA:
- a CDS encoding SDR family oxidoreductase, translating to MPLDLLNFSGKRVLVTGASKGIGAASASLFAKLGADVGVHYKGDAAGAAAVVEGARALGRSAAALRADLSLWEAGETLVSDFEAALGPLDVLVLNHGIWKGAPIEGMTEGDYDEMLDANLRGVFSVSGAAVRRMKPRRAGRIVFVASTAGQRGEAEHAHYAATKGAVISLTKSLATELAPHGILVNCVAPGWVRTPMTEPALSDAATRAWVEKQIPVGRVATPEEIAGPIAFVASEMANFMTGEILNVNGGAVLVG from the coding sequence ATGCCGCTCGACCTGCTCAACTTCAGCGGCAAGCGCGTCCTCGTCACCGGCGCGAGCAAGGGCATCGGTGCGGCCTCGGCGTCGCTCTTTGCCAAGCTCGGCGCCGACGTCGGCGTCCACTACAAGGGCGACGCGGCGGGCGCGGCGGCCGTCGTCGAAGGCGCTCGCGCCTTGGGCCGGAGCGCCGCGGCCCTTCGCGCGGATCTCTCGCTTTGGGAAGCCGGCGAGACCCTCGTCAGCGACTTCGAAGCGGCCCTCGGCCCGCTCGACGTCCTCGTCTTGAACCACGGCATCTGGAAGGGCGCCCCCATCGAAGGCATGACCGAGGGCGACTACGACGAGATGCTCGACGCCAACTTGCGCGGCGTCTTCAGCGTGAGCGGGGCCGCCGTGCGCCGCATGAAGCCGCGTCGCGCGGGCCGCATCGTCTTCGTCGCCAGCACCGCAGGTCAGCGCGGCGAAGCGGAGCACGCCCACTACGCGGCCACCAAGGGCGCCGTCATCAGCTTGACCAAGAGCCTCGCGACGGAGCTGGCGCCCCACGGGATCCTGGTCAACTGCGTGGCGCCGGGCTGGGTGCGGACCCCCATGACGGAGCCTGCCCTCAGCGACGCCGCCACGCGCGCGTGGGTCGAAAAACAGATCCCCGTCGGTCGCGTGGCGACGCCGGAGGAAATCGCCGGCCCCATCGCCTTCGTCGCCAGCGAGATGGCGAACTTCATGACCGGTGAGATCCTGAACGTGAACGGCGGCGCCGTCCTCGTGGGTTAG
- a CDS encoding alpha/beta fold hydrolase: MRVASALTLALITSACSSSSDGVPAAAPAATPPAAEATKPTNLEKTGCRFTVPTSLEGKTYDCYDLVVPENRSQEGSRTIKVHAIRFRGKPGGTPTIELNGGPGAPSESLAVDLALGNKDSEPMRTVARFLEFGDYVLVDQRGVGRSIPRLGCTMAELDDYEGGLTKCRTRHQKAGVDLTGYVTRENADDIHEIMLGLGATKMNLHAISYGSRLALEIFRRHGSSVAGTIIDGVMPAQAKVLSEGDVNYETLFARIFAACANDSKCNLTYPNLDKAFSDAKKKLDAEPFVLDGQPYDFLSFVMELEQNLYADGFAGEVPGRITRLLKMTQSEFAAEIKAVAAAEEAHFAEQDKTLAATDLGREVLKRGASDPDPDAAGMAEAMFQSVVCSDYAQYESIDEALALEAKIRPELRNDDSVYAVFDACKGWPTRPKADDVFAPVASDLPVLAVAGVFDPVTPPAWRDLAASTLSKSQKATMGGGAHGALDPCGMGIKMGFLGAPEAPVDAACASAQTIQFVYDAPKNLHRRALQRAVTKAPLPISPGLMRARFGAKSKLHLIPRAR; encoded by the coding sequence ATGCGCGTTGCCTCGGCCCTGACCCTTGCTCTCATCACCTCGGCTTGCTCTTCGTCCTCCGACGGCGTGCCCGCTGCGGCGCCGGCCGCGACGCCGCCGGCTGCCGAAGCGACGAAGCCCACCAACCTCGAAAAGACGGGGTGCCGTTTCACGGTTCCAACGAGCCTCGAAGGCAAGACCTACGACTGCTACGACCTCGTGGTTCCCGAGAACCGGAGCCAAGAAGGCAGCCGAACCATCAAGGTCCACGCCATCCGTTTTCGTGGCAAGCCTGGCGGGACTCCGACGATCGAACTGAACGGTGGCCCCGGCGCCCCGTCGGAGAGCCTCGCCGTCGACTTGGCTCTTGGAAACAAAGACTCGGAACCCATGCGAACGGTCGCGCGCTTCCTCGAGTTCGGGGACTACGTCCTTGTCGATCAACGCGGCGTCGGTCGGTCGATCCCGCGCCTCGGTTGCACCATGGCGGAGCTTGACGACTACGAGGGTGGCCTCACGAAGTGCCGCACCAGGCACCAGAAGGCGGGCGTCGACCTGACCGGCTACGTGACGCGCGAAAACGCCGACGACATTCACGAGATCATGCTCGGCCTCGGCGCGACCAAGATGAACCTTCACGCGATCTCGTACGGAAGCCGCCTCGCCCTCGAGATCTTTCGGCGACACGGCTCGTCCGTCGCCGGCACCATCATCGACGGCGTGATGCCGGCGCAAGCGAAGGTGTTGTCGGAAGGTGACGTGAACTACGAGACGCTCTTCGCGCGCATCTTCGCCGCCTGCGCAAACGATTCGAAGTGCAACCTCACCTATCCGAACCTCGACAAGGCCTTCTCCGACGCGAAGAAGAAGTTGGACGCGGAGCCGTTCGTCTTGGACGGACAGCCGTACGACTTTCTCTCCTTCGTCATGGAGCTTGAACAAAACCTCTACGCGGACGGCTTCGCGGGCGAGGTGCCGGGCCGCATCACTCGCCTCCTGAAGATGACGCAGAGCGAGTTCGCCGCCGAGATCAAGGCGGTCGCCGCCGCGGAGGAGGCGCACTTCGCCGAACAGGACAAGACGCTCGCGGCGACGGATCTCGGCCGCGAGGTGCTGAAGCGCGGCGCCAGCGACCCCGATCCGGACGCCGCCGGCATGGCCGAGGCCATGTTCCAATCGGTGGTGTGCAGCGACTACGCGCAATACGAGTCGATCGACGAAGCGCTGGCCTTGGAGGCCAAGATCCGGCCCGAGCTGCGAAACGACGACTCGGTCTACGCCGTCTTCGACGCCTGCAAGGGCTGGCCGACTCGCCCCAAGGCCGACGACGTCTTCGCGCCCGTCGCGTCGGACTTGCCGGTGCTGGCCGTCGCCGGCGTCTTCGATCCCGTGACGCCACCGGCGTGGCGCGACCTGGCGGCGTCGACGTTGTCGAAGAGCCAAAAGGCGACCATGGGCGGCGGGGCCCACGGGGCGCTCGACCCTTGCGGCATGGGCATCAAGATGGGCTTCCTCGGCGCGCCGGAGGCGCCCGTCGACGCGGCGTGCGCTTCGGCGCAGACGATTCAGTTCGTCTATGACGCGCCTAAGAACCTCCACCGTCGCGCCCTCCAGCGCGCCGTGACCAAGGCTCCGCTACCAATCTCACCGGGGCTCATGCGGGCGCGCTTCGGCGCGAAGAGCAAGCTGCACCTGATCCCGCGCGCGCGCTGA
- a CDS encoding DUF4403 family protein — MSEPEVYAGGDQLVLKMRIRGPVKKLGIEEDLDGELFLAGKPQLADNELTIPDLEPTIETKSFLLKLKAMTDGDRIRDDARRALSLDLSERFAGLREQLASSLSFGDPKACFRGAVDKIEVTGIHAHGTYLRVTVALTGRARLAMPCPG, encoded by the coding sequence TTGAGCGAGCCCGAGGTCTACGCCGGCGGCGACCAACTCGTGTTGAAGATGCGCATTCGCGGTCCCGTAAAGAAGCTCGGCATCGAGGAAGACCTCGACGGCGAGCTCTTCCTCGCGGGCAAGCCGCAGCTCGCCGACAACGAGCTTACGATCCCCGATCTCGAGCCCACCATCGAGACCAAGAGCTTTCTCCTGAAGCTCAAGGCCATGACCGACGGCGATCGCATTCGCGACGACGCCCGTCGAGCGCTGAGCCTCGACTTGTCGGAGCGTTTCGCCGGGCTCAGGGAGCAGCTCGCCTCTTCGCTCAGCTTCGGCGATCCGAAGGCGTGTTTTCGCGGCGCCGTCGACAAGATCGAGGTCACCGGCATTCACGCCCATGGTACGTATCTGCGCGTGACCGTGGCTCTTACCGGTCGCGCCCGACTCGCGATGCCATGCCCCGGTTGA
- a CDS encoding phosphate/phosphite/phosphonate ABC transporter substrate-binding protein, whose protein sequence is MAASPEIPFGLMQQKKDAAVGTDFAEFLAWLAKATGLPIKAKPAATYEELDRIVASGEALLAWVPPIVFLRLDRIGAATPLVTHTRAAGVTYESVLIVNTASAIRALDSLRGTRAAWVDPWSAAGYVLPRLKLATLGMDPRETFKEERFAGSHDAAVKAVLDGSADVAGTYARRDADGRLVRGGWTEMAEADGQIHMLTTFGPIPSDLIVAHKTLPAPTKQAVTKALLSSPEGPIGPLVRKIFGVQKFRQGGLPSFGALRRAIDGAVARGLFPGAR, encoded by the coding sequence ATGGCGGCCTCGCCCGAGATTCCCTTCGGCCTCATGCAGCAAAAGAAGGACGCGGCCGTGGGGACGGACTTCGCGGAGTTCTTGGCGTGGCTCGCCAAGGCCACGGGGCTTCCCATCAAGGCGAAGCCGGCGGCCACCTACGAAGAGCTCGACCGCATCGTGGCCTCGGGGGAGGCCTTGCTCGCGTGGGTCCCGCCCATCGTGTTCTTGCGGCTCGATCGCATCGGCGCGGCGACGCCGCTCGTCACGCACACGCGCGCCGCTGGCGTCACCTACGAGTCGGTGCTCATCGTCAACACGGCGTCGGCGATCCGCGCGCTTGATTCGCTCCGCGGCACGCGCGCCGCCTGGGTCGATCCGTGGAGCGCCGCCGGGTACGTGCTGCCGCGGCTCAAGCTCGCCACGCTCGGCATGGACCCGCGCGAGACCTTCAAGGAAGAGCGCTTCGCCGGCTCCCACGACGCGGCGGTGAAAGCCGTGCTCGACGGCAGCGCCGACGTCGCCGGCACCTACGCGCGTCGCGACGCCGACGGTCGCTTGGTGCGCGGCGGATGGACCGAGATGGCCGAGGCCGACGGGCAGATCCACATGCTGACGACCTTCGGGCCCATTCCGAGCGATCTCATCGTGGCCCACAAGACGCTGCCGGCGCCGACGAAACAGGCGGTGACGAAGGCGCTCTTGTCGTCCCCCGAAGGCCCCATCGGGCCCCTCGTGCGGAAGATCTTTGGCGTTCAAAAGTTTCGGCAGGGTGGCCTTCCGAGCTTCGGAGCCTTGCGGCGCGCCATCGACGGCGCCGTAGCGCGCGGCCTCTTTCCCGGGGCGAGGTGA
- a CDS encoding AAA family ATPase, protein MALPAISSRFQLIRRVGAGGMGVVYEALDTERNTRVALKTLRDLDASSLLRFKTEFRSLQDLVHPNLITLHELFEENGQWFFTMELVAGVDFLAYTRPIPGTTGPREVDPDDETMIDWADAAKAPPSTQPPMRLTGKPSSDGRPRHAFDEQRLRASLAELTAGLVHLHAARKVHRDIKPSNVLVTREGRVVILDFGLVSESQRATEPTDNSIVGTAAYMAPEQAASKPVGPEADWYAVGVVLYEALTGRLPFDGTPITVLMHKQMREPDPPRALDASIPADLDALASELLRFDPLRRATGADVARRLGIEGIIRATSLSPSSLSTTVPFVGRGKELLQLEQSWEMVRSGKAVTVYVHGESGVGKSALVDRFIGALGDPDAQPTVVLRGRCYERESVPYKALDGVIDALSRALARMKTREVEPLLPARAALLAQVFPVLRRVEAFAHAPRDSFEALDPQELRARLFGALRELFQSLTTLVDLVVIIDDLQWADADSMALLREVMRVPSAPPMLLLLTLRGAPGGAVPISQLHIGGAMLPGEVRLVPLGRLSAAEALELAEKLVARSGSGAGTAESLAKEAQGHPLFIEELVRHAAIVGTGHAVSRLEDALWARVQMLPPAARAVLELLSVAGHPVGRDELDRASGIEDATEFERSVSALRAGRFVRASTLAGKKALEPFHDKIRSSVLAHVDAETKQSVHARLAVALEASPKPDPEALAEHWRGAGEADKAAQYAERAAQEALSAFAFDRAARLYRLVLVLRTPQEEELRDLRRKLGDALASAGRGAEAAEMYLEAALGASTSEALELRRRAATQLLLSGHVEEGLSAFRNVLKGLGLRFPETSKAAWRSRLVRRAWLKVRGLSFKARDASLVPDAERVRIDVCWSVGLGLGTVDPTRGSDFQTQGLLRALAAGDALRVGRALSLEAAYLAAMGQGGEAEVEDLLRRAEVLANEQRNAHAQGVVSLARAFAAYLWGRYGSILRDASRAEAIFRERCIGAQTELDIAVLLSMRALFFTGNIKELRAKLPVHLREAQERGNLYALYGLRTGHLIGAWLADDDVDGAMAQLDDATRDEAQHEDAELDLRGTHAFMSRANIALYRDAFGDESASLSDEGLPAQGRLLVQALKESPLSEIQQERVDLWWTEARLLVAMGAKRRKNREALLVEAEKLALRLKKEGMPLSIPASRMILAAVFAQRGRTSDAERLLAEAAELFDGGQMVAFGAIARRQAGVVANDAAGAAALVDEEAKLRALGYVAPARFANTYAPGFG, encoded by the coding sequence GTGGCGCTGCCGGCCATCTCGTCGCGATTTCAGCTCATCCGGCGCGTCGGCGCCGGCGGCATGGGCGTGGTCTACGAGGCGCTCGACACGGAGCGCAACACGCGGGTGGCGCTGAAGACCTTGCGCGACCTCGACGCGTCGTCGCTTCTCCGCTTCAAGACCGAGTTTCGGTCGCTGCAGGATCTCGTGCACCCGAACCTCATCACGCTCCACGAGCTGTTCGAGGAGAACGGTCAGTGGTTCTTCACCATGGAGCTTGTGGCCGGCGTCGACTTCCTCGCGTACACGAGGCCGATACCAGGCACGACGGGGCCCCGCGAGGTGGACCCCGACGACGAGACGATGATCGACTGGGCCGACGCGGCGAAGGCCCCGCCGTCTACGCAGCCGCCGATGCGGCTCACGGGAAAACCGAGCTCCGACGGGCGGCCGCGTCATGCCTTTGACGAGCAACGGCTCCGCGCGAGCCTCGCCGAGCTCACGGCAGGCCTCGTGCACCTCCACGCGGCGCGCAAGGTCCATCGCGACATCAAGCCCTCGAACGTCCTCGTCACGCGCGAGGGCCGCGTGGTCATTCTGGACTTTGGTCTCGTGTCCGAGTCGCAGCGGGCCACGGAACCGACCGACAACAGCATCGTCGGCACGGCGGCGTACATGGCGCCGGAGCAGGCCGCGTCCAAGCCTGTGGGACCGGAGGCCGATTGGTACGCCGTGGGCGTGGTGCTCTACGAAGCGCTGACGGGCCGGCTACCGTTCGACGGCACGCCCATCACGGTGCTCATGCACAAACAGATGCGCGAGCCCGATCCGCCGCGCGCCCTCGACGCGTCGATCCCAGCGGATCTCGACGCGCTCGCCAGCGAGCTCTTGCGCTTCGACCCGCTGCGCCGTGCCACCGGCGCCGATGTCGCAAGACGGCTGGGCATCGAAGGGATCATCCGCGCCACGAGCCTCTCGCCGAGCTCGCTGTCGACCACGGTGCCCTTTGTCGGACGGGGCAAGGAGCTGCTGCAGCTCGAGCAGTCGTGGGAAATGGTGCGGAGCGGCAAGGCCGTCACGGTCTACGTGCACGGCGAGTCGGGCGTCGGAAAGTCGGCGCTCGTCGATCGATTCATCGGCGCCCTCGGCGATCCCGACGCGCAGCCCACGGTCGTGTTGCGCGGCCGCTGTTACGAGCGCGAGTCGGTTCCCTACAAGGCGTTGGACGGCGTCATCGACGCGCTCAGTCGAGCCCTCGCGCGCATGAAGACGCGCGAGGTCGAGCCGCTCTTGCCGGCCCGCGCGGCGCTCTTGGCGCAGGTGTTCCCCGTCTTGCGGCGCGTCGAGGCCTTCGCCCACGCGCCCCGCGACTCCTTCGAGGCGCTCGACCCTCAGGAGCTGCGCGCACGCCTCTTCGGCGCGCTCCGCGAGCTGTTCCAGAGCCTGACGACGCTCGTCGACCTCGTCGTCATCATCGATGACTTGCAGTGGGCCGACGCCGACAGCATGGCGCTGCTCCGCGAAGTCATGCGCGTGCCGAGCGCGCCGCCGATGCTCCTCTTGCTGACGCTGCGAGGGGCCCCCGGCGGCGCCGTTCCCATCAGCCAGCTGCACATCGGCGGCGCAATGTTGCCAGGCGAGGTCCGGCTCGTGCCCTTGGGCCGCCTCTCGGCCGCCGAAGCGCTGGAGCTCGCCGAGAAGCTCGTGGCTCGCTCAGGCTCCGGCGCCGGCACCGCCGAATCGCTCGCGAAGGAAGCGCAAGGGCATCCGCTCTTCATCGAAGAGCTGGTGCGCCATGCGGCCATCGTGGGCACCGGCCACGCTGTCTCGCGCCTCGAGGACGCCTTGTGGGCTCGCGTTCAGATGTTGCCGCCGGCGGCGCGGGCCGTGCTCGAGCTCCTCAGCGTGGCGGGACATCCGGTAGGCCGCGACGAGCTCGACCGCGCGTCCGGCATCGAAGACGCGACGGAGTTCGAGCGCAGCGTCTCGGCCTTGCGCGCAGGTCGTTTCGTCCGCGCTTCGACCCTCGCCGGAAAAAAGGCGCTGGAGCCGTTCCACGACAAGATTCGCTCAAGCGTCCTCGCGCACGTCGACGCGGAGACGAAACAAAGCGTCCACGCGCGCCTCGCCGTCGCCCTCGAGGCGTCGCCCAAACCCGATCCGGAGGCGCTGGCGGAGCATTGGCGCGGGGCCGGCGAAGCCGACAAGGCGGCGCAATACGCGGAGCGCGCAGCGCAGGAAGCGCTCTCGGCCTTCGCCTTCGATCGCGCCGCGCGCCTCTATCGGCTGGTGCTCGTCTTAAGAACGCCGCAAGAAGAGGAGCTGCGAGACCTACGCCGCAAGCTCGGCGACGCGCTGGCGAGCGCCGGACGCGGGGCCGAAGCCGCGGAGATGTACCTCGAGGCGGCGCTAGGCGCGTCAACGAGCGAGGCCCTCGAGCTTCGCCGGCGCGCCGCGACGCAGCTGCTCCTCAGCGGGCACGTCGAGGAAGGGTTGTCGGCCTTTCGCAACGTGCTGAAGGGGCTCGGCCTGCGTTTTCCCGAGACCTCCAAGGCCGCGTGGCGTTCGAGGCTCGTACGCCGCGCCTGGCTCAAGGTGCGCGGGCTCTCCTTCAAGGCGCGTGACGCGAGCCTCGTGCCCGACGCCGAGCGTGTTCGCATCGATGTCTGCTGGTCCGTGGGCCTGGGCCTTGGCACCGTCGATCCGACGCGCGGCAGCGACTTCCAGACGCAGGGCCTCTTGCGGGCCCTGGCCGCCGGCGACGCGCTGCGCGTGGGCCGAGCGCTGTCGCTCGAAGCGGCGTACCTCGCCGCCATGGGGCAAGGCGGTGAGGCCGAGGTCGAAGATCTGCTCCGCCGCGCCGAGGTCCTCGCCAACGAACAGCGCAACGCGCACGCGCAAGGCGTCGTGTCGCTGGCGCGAGCCTTCGCGGCTTATCTCTGGGGACGCTACGGCTCCATCTTGCGCGACGCGTCGCGCGCCGAAGCGATCTTCCGCGAGCGCTGCATCGGCGCGCAGACGGAGCTCGACATCGCGGTGCTCTTGTCGATGCGCGCGCTCTTCTTCACCGGAAACATCAAGGAGCTCCGGGCCAAGCTGCCGGTGCACCTAAGGGAGGCGCAGGAGCGCGGCAACCTCTACGCGCTCTACGGCCTTCGAACGGGGCACCTCATCGGCGCCTGGCTCGCCGATGACGATGTCGACGGCGCCATGGCGCAGCTCGATGACGCCACACGCGATGAGGCCCAGCACGAAGACGCGGAGCTCGATCTTCGGGGCACCCACGCGTTCATGTCGCGCGCCAACATCGCGCTCTACCGCGACGCCTTCGGCGACGAGTCGGCGTCGCTCTCCGACGAAGGCTTGCCGGCGCAAGGACGCCTGCTCGTGCAGGCGCTCAAAGAGTCGCCGCTGTCGGAGATTCAACAGGAGCGCGTCGACCTCTGGTGGACCGAAGCGCGCCTCTTGGTCGCGATGGGGGCCAAGCGGCGGAAGAACCGCGAGGCGCTGCTCGTTGAGGCCGAGAAGCTGGCGCTGCGACTCAAGAAGGAGGGCATGCCGCTCTCCATTCCCGCCAGTCGAATGATCCTCGCGGCGGTCTTCGCGCAACGCGGTCGCACGAGCGACGCGGAGCGACTCCTGGCCGAGGCCGCCGAGCTCTTTGATGGGGGCCAGATGGTGGCCTTCGGCGCCATCGCGCGACGGCAAGCGGGCGTCGTCGCCAACGACGCCGCTGGCGCAGCGGCCCTCGTCGACGAGGAAGCGAAGCTCAGGGCGCTCGGCTACGTGGCACCAGCGCGCTTCGCGAACACGTACGCGCCGGGGTTTGGGTGA
- the ruvA gene encoding Holliday junction branch migration protein RuvA — MRPKGISGEAAMGRVGYHRSRAAPTRAEAARLERRKTAEQTGGAVIGRLTGKAEQQDDGNLLVDVHGVGYDLMAPLGTVGRARTDEAGNVTLFVHTHAREDALILFGFATEGDRIAFRTLIGISNVGPKTAIQIMSALPTAELAKAVALKDAAMLTRVPGIGKKTAERLLLELEGKLESVPVTKQDAKGPAAGPAAAPPSGPSEVLLSALTRMGYRPAEAERAVSQLGPRLDQPLDVLVREALGLLSK, encoded by the coding sequence ATGAGGCCGAAGGGAATCTCGGGCGAGGCCGCCATGGGACGTGTAGGGTACCATCGCTCGCGCGCGGCGCCGACCAGAGCGGAGGCGGCGCGGCTCGAGCGACGAAAAACGGCCGAGCAAACGGGTGGCGCGGTGATTGGGCGACTGACGGGGAAAGCGGAGCAACAAGACGACGGGAACCTCCTCGTCGACGTTCACGGCGTCGGCTACGACCTCATGGCGCCGCTCGGCACCGTGGGCCGGGCGCGGACCGACGAAGCGGGCAACGTCACGCTCTTCGTCCACACGCACGCCCGCGAAGACGCGCTCATCTTGTTCGGCTTCGCCACCGAGGGTGATCGCATCGCTTTCCGCACCCTCATCGGCATCTCCAACGTCGGCCCCAAGACGGCCATTCAAATCATGAGCGCCCTGCCAACGGCGGAGCTGGCCAAGGCCGTCGCCCTGAAGGACGCGGCGATGCTCACGCGGGTGCCCGGCATCGGAAAGAAGACCGCCGAGCGCTTGCTCCTCGAGCTCGAGGGAAAGCTTGAGTCGGTCCCCGTCACGAAACAGGACGCGAAGGGTCCGGCGGCGGGACCGGCGGCGGCGCCGCCAAGCGGGCCCTCCGAGGTCTTGCTCTCGGCGCTCACGCGCATGGGGTACCGGCCCGCAGAAGCCGAGCGCGCCGTGTCCCAGCTCGGCCCGAGGTTGGATCAGCCGCTCGACGTCTTGGTCCGCGAGGCGCTCGGCCTGCTGTCGAAGTAG
- a CDS encoding SOS response-associated peptidase has product MCGRASLTASPEEIADVFGLTEMPELVARYNIAPTQPLPMVVGEARGARTLRFARFGLLPPWDKDVTSGAKHINARAETLLEKPIFAAAARQRRCLVAVDAFYEWKRGRAGAKNTPYRIAFAHGAPFALAGIWETTRLAGGAVVESCAIVTGPAKGAIAEVHDRMPLVVGAERFDAWLSKERDPAPWLTEMLERAPAFVATRVSTFVNDPRHEGPECAAPVNDGAPDGDGGKEPAGPARAAAPQGETLSLFGDGGAPRGRPRRKSP; this is encoded by the coding sequence GTGTGCGGACGCGCGAGCCTGACGGCCTCACCGGAGGAAATCGCCGACGTCTTCGGCTTGACGGAGATGCCGGAGCTCGTGGCGCGCTACAACATCGCGCCGACGCAGCCCTTGCCGATGGTTGTCGGCGAGGCGCGCGGAGCGCGCACCCTGCGCTTCGCGCGCTTCGGGCTTCTGCCTCCTTGGGACAAGGACGTGACGTCAGGCGCGAAGCACATCAATGCGCGGGCCGAGACGCTGCTCGAGAAGCCGATCTTTGCCGCCGCCGCGCGACAGCGTCGATGCCTCGTCGCCGTCGACGCGTTCTACGAGTGGAAGCGCGGTCGCGCTGGCGCGAAGAACACGCCGTACCGCATCGCGTTTGCGCACGGTGCCCCCTTCGCGCTGGCCGGCATTTGGGAGACCACGAGGCTCGCCGGTGGCGCCGTTGTGGAGAGTTGCGCCATCGTCACCGGTCCGGCGAAGGGCGCCATCGCGGAGGTGCACGATCGGATGCCGCTCGTGGTGGGCGCCGAGCGCTTCGACGCGTGGCTCTCGAAGGAGCGCGACCCCGCGCCGTGGTTGACCGAGATGCTCGAGCGCGCGCCGGCCTTCGTCGCGACCCGCGTGTCCACCTTCGTCAACGACCCAAGGCACGAGGGGCCGGAGTGCGCAGCGCCGGTCAACGACGGGGCGCCCGATGGCGACGGCGGCAAGGAACCGGCGGGGCCGGCGCGAGCGGCGGCCCCGCAAGGCGAGACGCTGTCGCTCTTTGGCGATGGCGGCGCGCCGCGCGGACGTCCGCGCCGCAAGTCGCCTTGA
- a CDS encoding PH domain-containing protein → MAKAKSKRERLERRYYPKSSGSPKVVSVLGGLGALLAGAGAYGQFGSLKVDEPYKFIPWLLASGTALIGGAFWFGTSGEPGLRVGDGGLAIDKGSSTRRMPWHEVESIRWDSGLEALVVAGKDEATVPFSITVRIASHGPAAAAIAKEAKARVPDVVDLGDDVRERITASAEGIEGEVVKLNPLQIMDLRCAASDKIISFEPDARLCTRCERAYHKNHVPKKCKCGAALAAKSKDDEDAA, encoded by the coding sequence ATGGCGAAGGCGAAATCGAAGCGCGAGCGGCTCGAACGCCGCTACTACCCCAAGAGCTCCGGCAGCCCGAAGGTGGTGTCTGTCTTAGGTGGGCTCGGCGCTCTCTTGGCAGGGGCCGGCGCGTACGGGCAGTTCGGCAGCCTCAAGGTCGACGAGCCGTACAAGTTCATCCCGTGGCTGCTCGCGAGCGGCACGGCGCTCATCGGCGGCGCGTTCTGGTTCGGCACGAGCGGCGAGCCCGGCCTCCGCGTAGGCGACGGCGGCTTGGCCATCGACAAGGGCTCGTCGACGCGCCGCATGCCGTGGCACGAGGTCGAATCGATTCGTTGGGACTCAGGCCTCGAAGCGCTGGTCGTGGCGGGAAAAGACGAAGCCACGGTGCCCTTTTCGATCACCGTCCGCATCGCGAGCCACGGCCCCGCGGCGGCGGCCATCGCGAAGGAAGCGAAGGCCCGCGTTCCTGACGTGGTCGACCTCGGGGACGACGTCCGCGAACGCATCACGGCTTCCGCCGAAGGCATCGAGGGTGAGGTCGTGAAGCTCAACCCGCTCCAGATCATGGACCTTCGCTGCGCGGCCTCCGACAAGATCATCTCGTTCGAGCCCGACGCGCGGCTCTGCACGCGGTGCGAGCGCGCGTACCACAAGAATCACGTCCCCAAGAAGTGCAAGTGCGGCGCCGCGCTGGCGGCCAAGAGCAAAGACGACGAAGACGCGGCATGA
- a CDS encoding 3-hydroxyacyl-CoA dehydrogenase family protein, with the protein MNLEGTAVAVIGTGTMGRGIAQIAAAAGLKTRLFDAEAGRAERAIADIGAQLEKLVQKGKLTADAKDKTLAQLEPQASLGAAANGADLIIEAVPESMELKLAVFKEAMATAKADCLLASNTSSLSLTELGTRLGAAERTVGMHFFNPPPVMELLEIVRGLTTSDVAVERALGYAKLLGKTPIVVNDSPGFATSRLGVILGAEAIRMLESGVANAADIDRAMELGYRHPMGPLKLTDLVGLDVRLAILDHLTKEVGEQFRAPTLLRTMVRAGKLGKKSGQGFYVWKDGVPTLGPAARGGAR; encoded by the coding sequence ATGAACCTTGAGGGAACCGCCGTCGCCGTCATCGGCACCGGCACCATGGGTCGCGGCATCGCGCAGATCGCCGCCGCAGCCGGTCTCAAGACGCGGCTCTTCGACGCCGAGGCGGGCCGCGCCGAACGCGCCATCGCGGACATCGGCGCGCAGCTCGAGAAGCTCGTCCAGAAAGGCAAGCTCACGGCCGACGCGAAGGACAAGACGCTCGCGCAGCTCGAGCCGCAAGCGTCGCTCGGGGCCGCCGCCAACGGCGCGGACCTGATCATCGAAGCGGTCCCCGAGTCGATGGAGCTCAAGCTCGCCGTCTTCAAGGAAGCGATGGCGACGGCGAAGGCCGACTGCCTCCTCGCGTCGAACACCTCGTCGCTCTCGCTGACGGAGCTGGGCACGCGGCTCGGTGCCGCCGAGCGCACCGTGGGCATGCACTTCTTCAATCCGCCGCCCGTGATGGAGCTCTTGGAGATCGTGCGCGGTCTCACCACGAGCGACGTCGCCGTCGAGCGCGCCCTCGGCTACGCGAAGCTCCTCGGCAAGACGCCCATCGTCGTCAACGACTCGCCGGGCTTCGCCACGAGCCGCCTCGGCGTCATCTTGGGCGCCGAAGCGATTCGGATGCTCGAGTCGGGCGTAGCCAACGCCGCCGACATCGACCGCGCCATGGAGCTTGGCTACCGCCACCCCATGGGGCCGCTCAAGCTGACGGATCTCGTGGGCCTCGATGTGCGGCTCGCGATCCTCGATCACCTGACGAAGGAGGTCGGCGAACAGTTCCGCGCGCCGACGCTGCTCCGCACGATGGTGCGCGCAGGCAAGCTCGGGAAGAAGAGCGGCCAAGGCTTCTACGTCTGGAAGGACGGCGTGCCGACGCTCGGACCCGCCGCGAGAGGGGGTGCGCGATGA